One Eubalaena glacialis isolate mEubGla1 chromosome 11, mEubGla1.1.hap2.+ XY, whole genome shotgun sequence DNA segment encodes these proteins:
- the LOC133100899 gene encoding apolipoprotein L3-like produces MGDQDTLQQDQLDRKRFLEEFPRVKQELEEGIKKLHALADKADKVHRDCTISNIVANSTGAVSGVLTILGLALAPVTAGASLGLSATGLGLGAAAAVTSVSTSIVECVSTLAAETEASRLTSTAINEEVFEGVVRNSTAQFSSSTGRVFRAVQDIENNVRAIKLAKVNPDLAARANRFMTTGQVSVKGSKQVQKAFGGTALAMTKTARIVGVATAGVSLLMDVAFLVKEAKHLYEGAKTESAERLRQLARELEKKLEMLTQIYESLQ; encoded by the coding sequence ATGGGGGATCAAGACACACTCCAGCAAGACCAGCTGGACAGGAAGAggtttctggaggagtttcctcgGGTGAAGCAGGAGCTTGAGGAGGGCATAAAAAAGCTCCATGCACTTGCAGACAAGGCTGACAAGGTCCACAGGGACTGCACCATCTCCAACATTGTGGCCAACTCCACTGGCGCTGTGTCTGGTGTCCTGACCATCCTTGGCCTGGCTTTGGCACCCGTGACAGCGGGGGCGAGTCTGGGACTCTCTGCCACTGGGTTAGGGCTGGGAGCAGCGGCTGCCGTGACCAGTGTGTCCACCAGCATCGTGGAATGTGTAAGCACGTTGGCAGCAGAAACCGAAGCCAGTCGCCTTACGTCAACTGCCATCAACGAAGAGGTGTTTGAGGGGGTTGTACGTAACAGCACAGCCCAGTTTTCTTCCTCTACAGGGAGAGTCTTCCGAGCCGTGCAAGACATTGAGAACAACGTCCGTGCCATCAAGTTGGCCAAAGTCAACCCTGACTTAGCAGCCAGGGCTAACCGCTTCATGACCACTGGGCAAGTCTCAGTCAAAGGCAGCAAGCAGGTGCAGAAAGCTTTTGGAGGCACGGCACTGGCAATGACCAAAACGGCCCGGATTGTGGGTGTGGCCACCGCAGGTGTCTCCCTTCTGATGGATGTGGCCTTCCTGGTGAAAGAGGCAAAGCACTTGTATGAGGGGGCAAAGACGGAGTCGGCTGAAAGGCTGAGGCAGCTGGCCCGGGAGCTGGAGAAGAAGTTGGAGATGCTCACCCAGATCTATGAGAGTCTGCAGTAG